Proteins encoded together in one Alteribacter keqinensis window:
- a CDS encoding M24 family metallopeptidase produces the protein MKNRLEKLKSWMKANEADVVMLQTRANVFFTTGFDTDPHERLVASCFFLDQDPLIICPGMEVNQVEGIFGKGDVLGYSDTDNPWKMIEKAWNERTSSVKKIAVERGLSWERLKALQSAFPHASFKEVDEALESARLIKDDEEVTLLKEAAALADFGVKAGVSALQEGISEMEVLASIEYELKKKGVREMAFSTMVLFGEKAGDPHGNPGSRRLQKGDAVLFDLGVIWKGYASDITRTVFFDHVKESDQAIYETVLTAQSKALAICKPGTAIGDLDKAARGWIEEKGYKDFFPHRLGHGLGIEVHEFPSMHAKNTDPLQEGMTFTIEPGIYLPNQAGVRIEDDVYITKDGYETFTKYPKELQIISSSAEV, from the coding sequence ATGAAGAATCGATTAGAAAAACTTAAAAGCTGGATGAAGGCTAATGAAGCAGACGTTGTTATGCTTCAGACAAGAGCAAATGTCTTTTTCACAACCGGATTTGACACAGATCCTCATGAACGTCTGGTTGCATCATGTTTCTTTCTCGACCAGGACCCGTTAATTATCTGCCCCGGTATGGAAGTCAACCAGGTTGAGGGTATTTTTGGGAAAGGAGACGTTCTCGGTTACAGTGATACAGATAACCCATGGAAAATGATTGAAAAAGCCTGGAATGAACGTACATCTTCTGTAAAAAAGATTGCGGTCGAGCGAGGCCTGTCCTGGGAGCGGCTCAAAGCACTACAGTCTGCTTTTCCCCACGCTTCGTTTAAAGAAGTGGATGAGGCACTTGAATCAGCACGCCTGATTAAAGATGATGAAGAAGTTACATTGCTCAAGGAAGCCGCAGCTCTCGCTGATTTCGGAGTGAAAGCCGGAGTGTCTGCTTTACAAGAAGGCATCTCAGAAATGGAAGTACTGGCCTCCATTGAATATGAACTGAAAAAGAAAGGCGTACGGGAAATGGCATTTTCCACTATGGTACTGTTTGGCGAAAAAGCCGGAGATCCACACGGTAATCCGGGCAGCCGAAGACTCCAAAAAGGAGATGCTGTCCTGTTTGACCTCGGTGTCATCTGGAAAGGGTATGCATCAGACATCACCCGCACTGTTTTTTTCGACCACGTCAAAGAATCTGATCAGGCCATTTATGAAACAGTGTTAACGGCCCAGTCAAAAGCGCTCGCAATCTGCAAGCCCGGGACTGCAATTGGTGATCTTGATAAAGCAGCAAGAGGCTGGATCGAAGAAAAAGGATACAAGGATTTTTTCCCCCACCGCCTCGGACATGGTCTTGGCATTGAAGTTCACGAATTCCCTTCGATGCATGCCAAAAATACAGACCCGCTTCAAGAAGGGATGACCTTTACCATTGAACCGGGTATCTACCTGCCGAATCAGGCCGGTGTAAGAATTGAAGATGATGTGTATATCACCAAAGACGGATATGAAACGTTCACTAAATATCCAAAAGAGCTGCAGATTATCTCTTCTTCAGCTGAAGTTTAA
- a CDS encoding 5' nucleotidase, NT5C type produces the protein MKTLLIDMDSVICDLMTEWHRRYNKDYDDDLSVSKLECWDSEKYVKEECGEKIYDYLDEPGLFLSLEPLDNAIQVLERLHKQFDIFICTSSRKYAYTEKEKWVEKNLPFLGRDRMIFAQRKDMIIGDLLFDDAPHHLEAFKEKGRSVVAMDYPYNRQIDVPRVDNWLAFEAFVLERWAYDER, from the coding sequence GTGAAAACGTTACTTATTGACATGGATTCAGTGATTTGTGATTTAATGACGGAATGGCATCGCAGGTATAACAAAGACTACGATGATGATTTGTCAGTATCAAAGCTGGAGTGCTGGGATTCTGAGAAATACGTTAAAGAAGAGTGCGGGGAAAAAATCTACGACTATCTTGACGAGCCTGGTTTGTTTTTATCCCTGGAACCGCTGGACAATGCCATTCAGGTGTTGGAAAGGCTTCATAAACAGTTTGATATCTTTATTTGTACGAGCAGCAGGAAATATGCCTATACAGAAAAAGAGAAGTGGGTAGAAAAAAACCTTCCTTTTCTGGGGCGTGACAGAATGATCTTTGCCCAGCGAAAGGATATGATCATTGGTGATTTGTTATTTGACGATGCACCTCACCATTTAGAAGCGTTCAAGGAAAAAGGGCGGTCTGTTGTGGCAATGGATTATCCATATAACCGTCAGATTGATGTGCCGAGAGTCGATAACTGGCTGGCGTTTGAAGCGTTCGTACTTGAGAGGTGGGCATATGATGAACGTTGA
- a CDS encoding 3'-5' exoribonuclease YhaM family protein, with protein sequence MGTISNVQEGERLVGFFLVKEREVRVAANGDEYIDLLLGDETGTIPSKMWDVNDQQKAAVQRKTILKIDGTVRHFRGKKQLQINRVRIANDEDNIDIQSLVQKSTTSREELWQDLRMVIDDIQNDVYGAIIRKLFGNKEIREAFTTLPASKVMHHAYYAGLLDHVVSLCHSTLQLLAVYPHLNKDLLLTTCLLHDIGKTRTIHDAITPEYTDEGQLMGHLVMSVEMINEAAFEAGFSIQNEEVVALKHCILSQFGDADKGMGSAVSGKMPEAIFFNAIEELDAKLNALQMNKGQSEDGWQYHPMFKRKMKTDHV encoded by the coding sequence ATGGGAACGATTTCAAACGTGCAGGAAGGTGAGCGCCTTGTCGGTTTTTTTCTCGTTAAAGAAAGAGAAGTCCGCGTGGCTGCGAACGGTGATGAATACATCGACCTGCTTTTAGGAGATGAAACAGGTACGATCCCATCTAAGATGTGGGACGTCAATGACCAGCAGAAAGCAGCCGTACAAAGAAAAACAATCCTGAAAATTGACGGAACGGTACGACACTTCCGAGGGAAAAAACAGCTGCAGATTAACCGGGTAAGAATTGCCAACGACGAAGACAACATCGATATCCAGAGTCTTGTGCAGAAGTCTACCACATCACGGGAAGAGCTTTGGCAGGACCTGAGAATGGTCATAGATGATATTCAAAATGACGTCTACGGAGCTATTATCAGGAAGCTGTTTGGAAACAAAGAAATCCGGGAAGCCTTTACGACACTGCCGGCCTCAAAGGTCATGCACCATGCCTATTATGCCGGGCTGCTGGACCATGTTGTGTCACTCTGCCACAGTACTCTTCAGCTGCTGGCTGTTTATCCTCATCTTAACAAAGATCTTCTGCTGACAACCTGCCTGTTACATGATATTGGCAAAACGAGGACGATCCATGATGCCATTACACCGGAATACACGGACGAAGGGCAGCTTATGGGCCACCTTGTGATGAGTGTGGAAATGATCAATGAAGCGGCTTTTGAAGCAGGATTTTCCATTCAGAATGAGGAAGTAGTAGCATTGAAACACTGCATCCTGAGTCAGTTTGGTGATGCAGACAAAGGAATGGGAAGTGCTGTTTCAGGAAAAATGCCGGAAGCCATATTCTTTAATGCCATTGAAGAGCTTGATGCCAAACTGAACGCACTTCAAATGAACAAAGGTCAAAGCGAGGACGGATGGCAGTACCATCCCATGTTTAAACGGAAAATGAAAACAGATCACGTGTAA
- a CDS encoding acetate kinase, protein MSKIIAINAGSSSLKFQLLEMPEETVVTKGVVERIGLNDSIFAIEVNGEKEKDILDIEDHAQAVKILLDKLISNNIIASLDEIEGIGHRVVHGGEKFNDSVVITDEVIKGIEEVSELAPLHNPANLVGIRAFKEVLPNVPAVAVFDTAFHQTMPKQSYLYSLPYEYYEKYGIRKYGFHGTSHKYVSERASEILGRPLDQLRLLSCHLGNGASIAAIDGGKSIDTSMGFTPLAGVTMGTRSGNIDPALIPYIMEKTGMGAEEVIQVLNKKSGMLALSGFSSDLRDIELSADEGNERSELAMNVFTSRIHKYIGSYAARMHGLDAIIFTAGIGENSDTIRAAVLKGLEFMGVYWDPSLNKVRGEEAFINYPHSPVKVIVIPTNEEVMLARDTVRLTQ, encoded by the coding sequence ATGTCAAAAATTATTGCGATTAATGCAGGAAGCTCATCCCTTAAGTTTCAGCTGCTGGAAATGCCTGAAGAAACAGTTGTTACTAAAGGTGTGGTTGAGCGAATTGGTTTAAATGATTCTATATTTGCAATTGAAGTAAATGGAGAAAAGGAAAAAGACATTCTTGACATTGAAGATCACGCTCAAGCGGTAAAAATTCTTCTTGATAAACTCATTTCAAATAACATTATTGCATCCCTTGACGAAATTGAAGGGATTGGACACCGTGTCGTGCACGGGGGAGAGAAATTTAACGATTCTGTTGTCATTACAGATGAAGTTATTAAAGGGATTGAAGAAGTGTCTGAGCTTGCACCGCTTCACAATCCTGCAAACCTCGTAGGAATCCGTGCATTTAAAGAAGTACTGCCAAACGTACCGGCTGTTGCTGTTTTTGATACAGCGTTCCATCAGACAATGCCAAAGCAGTCCTACCTTTACAGCTTGCCTTATGAGTACTATGAGAAGTACGGTATCCGTAAATACGGTTTCCATGGTACAAGCCATAAGTATGTATCTGAGCGTGCATCAGAAATTCTCGGACGCCCGCTGGACCAGCTTCGCCTTCTTTCTTGTCACCTGGGAAATGGCGCAAGTATTGCTGCTATTGACGGCGGTAAATCCATCGATACCTCGATGGGATTCACACCTCTTGCAGGTGTAACGATGGGAACGCGTTCCGGTAACATTGACCCTGCTTTGATTCCATATATCATGGAGAAAACAGGGATGGGTGCTGAAGAAGTTATTCAGGTACTGAACAAGAAGAGTGGTATGCTTGCTCTTTCCGGATTCTCAAGTGACCTTCGTGACATTGAACTTTCTGCAGACGAAGGAAACGAACGCTCAGAACTTGCTATGAACGTCTTTACATCACGTATCCACAAGTACATTGGTTCCTACGCTGCTCGTATGCACGGTCTTGATGCGATCATCTTTACAGCTGGAATTGGTGAAAACAGTGATACGATCCGTGCTGCAGTACTTAAAGGCCTTGAATTTATGGGCGTTTACTGGGATCCTTCCCTTAACAAAGTACGTGGTGAGGAAGCGTTCATTAACTATCCGCACTCACCTGTCAAAGTTATTGTTATTCCTACAAATGAAGAAGTTATGCTTGCACGTGACACCGTGCGTTTAACTCAATAA
- a CDS encoding EcsC family protein, whose translation MNRSREEQVLEEIKEWELSYFEEVGTDISLTYHKWMNQAYAAVDTRWRGKLLTITDNVLFHVQSAIHQTRYEKQTVEYLLTEARVFNEDIREIRDMKGLSIDQLRFIARKQLAKQRLISLGQGSLTGVGGLLFTLADLPLVLAINLRTVQRIAMTYGYDLRKPYEMMFVLKVFHMVSLPRHLQQEVWYELEKEAKSADEEWLFYDGEEDIVSHAWMQRPLQNITKLFLLIVLRKKVVQGLPIFGIFSGAAFNYQFTKHIAEGAHQFYQKRHLLEKLSTMK comes from the coding sequence ATGAACCGATCAAGAGAAGAGCAGGTACTGGAAGAAATAAAAGAGTGGGAGCTCTCGTACTTTGAGGAGGTGGGTACGGATATCTCTCTTACATACCATAAATGGATGAATCAGGCCTATGCTGCAGTTGACACCCGATGGCGGGGCAAATTGCTGACAATCACAGACAATGTGCTGTTTCATGTGCAATCGGCGATTCATCAGACGAGGTATGAAAAACAAACGGTTGAATACCTTCTTACTGAAGCACGGGTCTTTAATGAGGATATTCGTGAAATAAGGGATATGAAGGGCCTTTCAATTGATCAGCTTCGGTTTATAGCAAGAAAACAGCTTGCCAAACAGAGGTTGATTTCACTCGGACAGGGGAGTCTGACCGGTGTGGGTGGTTTATTGTTTACCCTTGCGGATCTTCCTCTTGTACTCGCTATTAATCTGCGCACGGTTCAGCGGATTGCCATGACGTACGGTTATGATTTAAGAAAGCCTTATGAGATGATGTTTGTTCTGAAAGTCTTTCATATGGTTTCGCTCCCGAGGCACCTCCAGCAGGAAGTATGGTATGAGCTTGAAAAAGAAGCAAAGTCAGCCGATGAAGAGTGGCTGTTTTATGATGGGGAAGAGGATATTGTGTCTCACGCATGGATGCAGCGGCCGCTCCAGAATATTACGAAGCTGTTCCTGCTAATCGTCCTCAGAAAAAAAGTTGTACAGGGACTTCCGATTTTTGGCATCTTCTCCGGTGCGGCCTTTAACTATCAATTCACAAAGCATATTGCAGAAGGGGCGCATCAGTTTTATCAGAAGCGCCACCTTCTTGAAAAGCTTTCTACAATGAAGTAA
- a CDS encoding universal stress protein, which translates to MAVRYTNILVAVDGSDEAKRALKKASVMAKEYGSNLFIAHIIDTRTFASVDHYDRTIVKEAEEYANKMLDSYQKQVQEMGVKNVRLITDYGSPKVKITKDIASKYEIDLIVTGATGLNAVERFLIGSVSEYITRHAKCDVLIVRSEVPA; encoded by the coding sequence ATGGCGGTACGGTATACGAACATTCTTGTTGCAGTAGATGGATCTGATGAAGCAAAGCGTGCCTTGAAAAAAGCAAGTGTGATGGCAAAGGAGTACGGAAGCAATTTGTTCATCGCTCACATTATTGATACACGCACCTTTGCATCCGTGGACCATTACGACCGGACGATTGTAAAAGAAGCGGAAGAATACGCAAATAAGATGCTCGACTCCTATCAGAAACAGGTACAGGAAATGGGTGTGAAAAACGTCCGTCTCATTACTGATTATGGATCCCCGAAAGTAAAAATCACTAAGGATATTGCATCTAAGTATGAAATTGACCTGATTGTTACAGGTGCCACCGGACTAAACGCAGTAGAACGCTTTCTGATCGGAAGTGTATCAGAATATATCACCCGTCACGCAAAATGTGATGTGCTGATTGTAAGAAGTGAAGTCCCGGCATAG
- a CDS encoding phosphoribosyltransferase: protein MKQKTNHVYLNYNAISQKLDTLAPEIREQAFDGLVILLRGGSFAGMHLTFLTGLPYFFLTYDRKTGQAEWFGAKPYGKRLLLVEDFAGSGKTLIDSAAFLKGEGVELTTLVVCKDSKSASTPDYICFNYAHTDYRIFFPWERHRINNEAVGKRHGAETGKPDHEYEKALWDTRAQSGEGKAEEGDGFISLDGTQPHFIKHNPVFYINIHNKNEKEIAAEVGKCMFEQGYTHVYLKDSAVAALLSVIHPEIRVIWEYRDELISINGST, encoded by the coding sequence ATGAAACAAAAAACAAATCATGTCTATTTGAACTATAATGCTATTTCTCAAAAATTGGACACTCTTGCTCCTGAAATCAGGGAGCAGGCATTCGATGGACTGGTTATTTTACTCCGTGGAGGAAGTTTTGCAGGAATGCATCTTACGTTTTTGACCGGACTTCCCTACTTTTTTTTAACGTATGACCGGAAAACCGGTCAGGCTGAATGGTTTGGTGCTAAGCCTTACGGGAAGCGTTTATTACTTGTAGAGGACTTTGCCGGCTCCGGGAAGACCTTAATTGATTCTGCCGCCTTTCTTAAAGGTGAGGGCGTTGAGTTAACAACTCTTGTGGTTTGTAAGGACAGTAAATCGGCTTCGACTCCGGACTATATCTGCTTTAATTATGCACATACGGATTACCGGATTTTCTTTCCGTGGGAGCGGCACCGTATTAATAACGAAGCTGTCGGGAAACGGCATGGAGCAGAGACCGGAAAACCGGATCATGAATATGAAAAGGCTCTGTGGGATACACGTGCGCAATCAGGAGAAGGGAAAGCTGAAGAAGGGGACGGTTTTATCAGTCTTGACGGTACACAGCCTCATTTCATAAAGCATAATCCCGTCTTTTACATCAATATTCATAATAAAAACGAAAAGGAAATTGCAGCGGAAGTAGGAAAGTGCATGTTTGAGCAGGGATACACCCATGTTTATTTAAAAGATTCTGCAGTTGCTGCATTGCTCAGTGTGATCCATCCTGAAATCAGGGTGATCTGGGAATACAGGGATGAACTTATCAGCATTAACGGATCAACGTGA
- a CDS encoding tetratricopeptide repeat protein, translated as MKKWNSRPIFISSTFKDMQAERDYLHYYVFPALEEKLKERHTYLEPIDLRWGINVVDVHEQGEKESLILEVCLAEINRSRPFLIVLLGDRYGWVPDQKQVEAVTQEAQYDEDYFGKSVTALEIEYGLLNAEEHETRGFYYFREPLPYDQMDTTTAAVYSDEYGEGEESRENYRKLLQLKKRISSQVEPARIRRYKGVWDSEQEEVTGLKKWGDQVLDDLWAEIEREYPPDRGEKQSGLWQHNDAALLHNYIEERNYRFVYREEPVLFMDRVIEESSGGKIGAIIHGESGSGKSSLLSHYYMLLKERGEVFPLFHAASFNPSSHLVERMLKRWISELSTFLQTEDVSDELASFQDVRSTFSHLLKEASSKKKVILLVDALDEMEQSQTLKNSTWLPDLWPDNARLIMTALREHKVLSRRHRFIRYELGPLTRQEAETLCLSSCKAYGKDLHPEVMKVLLSIQRDNGDYSYGNPLWLKLALDELILLDKSAYTKLSEFEGTEDMKLHKLILTIVSNLSGDIPSLYTSLMARVEKKFGKKLTESILTLIYASRGGLREKDLEKIVPRITGENWEKVRFAMIRRYLRNHLIKRGTLQFWNYYHRQTFEAIKKRYLKEEKQVSRLHKELAGHIKGLPDNDPLKEYEYIYQLLQTGNIEDAAVYYSNDLSESALSVINETVSEFVSQDKKRLNMVLAFLHQGLNIQFTICLRFAGGLYASLQRILTVEEQRTFLKEIERSLSCLIERDPDNQEYLKELASVYDEIGDLYHSIGNTSLIKENYSKALHIREQIHGFGDNGSATLLSASYDRLGAAYRLLGRQQEANESYKKAYALQHDLVGSMEVWNFHDVRRYWLITVNLADVRLEQGDIKAAAGLYEKAYDTIRTIHERHEGDPVVTRDAATMMNKLGTTYWLLDNHERADHCYHTSLSMKKRLLDQNPDHPVYLKDVWVSEFHLGNFYEAQGDLKSATRLFLSGYTIMSDLVVRFKGDAEKLKDLVLSCIKLGSIYLSEDRERAVGYIKQGLDIIYELMEKDPYNAEYKISYALLCYYCGFCSKEYEGYFTKSREVIDRLIDMDGTSSVYKEMKERLLPGKATFIRLLINREDLRIHKPLVKIAGMVEKCWHLQGIKDEDSGRGNNETKNKSCLFEL; from the coding sequence ATGAAAAAATGGAATTCAAGACCGATTTTTATCTCAAGTACATTTAAGGACATGCAGGCAGAACGTGACTACCTTCACTACTATGTTTTCCCGGCATTGGAGGAAAAGCTGAAGGAAAGACATACATACCTGGAGCCGATCGATTTGAGATGGGGGATTAATGTTGTTGATGTACATGAGCAGGGAGAGAAAGAGTCGCTTATACTTGAGGTGTGCCTTGCCGAAATTAACCGGTCGAGACCGTTTCTGATTGTACTTCTCGGTGATCGTTACGGGTGGGTTCCTGACCAGAAACAAGTCGAGGCGGTAACTCAGGAAGCTCAATATGATGAAGATTACTTCGGCAAGAGTGTAACAGCACTTGAAATTGAATACGGTTTATTAAATGCGGAGGAACATGAAACCCGGGGGTTTTACTACTTCAGGGAACCTCTGCCGTATGATCAGATGGATACAACGACAGCGGCTGTATACAGCGATGAATATGGAGAGGGAGAAGAGAGCAGGGAGAACTACAGGAAGCTGCTTCAGTTAAAGAAGAGGATTTCAAGCCAGGTTGAGCCCGCAAGAATAAGAAGATATAAAGGGGTCTGGGACTCTGAACAGGAGGAAGTAACAGGTCTGAAAAAATGGGGAGATCAAGTCCTCGATGACCTGTGGGCGGAAATTGAGCGTGAATACCCTCCTGACAGGGGCGAGAAACAGTCCGGTTTATGGCAGCACAATGATGCTGCACTATTACATAACTATATTGAAGAAAGAAATTACCGCTTTGTTTACCGCGAAGAGCCTGTTTTGTTTATGGATCGTGTTATTGAAGAATCTTCCGGGGGGAAGATCGGAGCGATTATCCATGGTGAATCAGGAAGTGGTAAGAGCAGTCTTCTTTCGCATTATTACATGCTTTTAAAAGAAAGGGGGGAAGTTTTCCCCCTGTTTCATGCCGCAAGTTTTAATCCTTCCTCGCATTTAGTCGAAAGAATGCTCAAGCGTTGGATCAGTGAGTTGAGCACGTTTCTGCAGACTGAAGACGTGTCCGATGAACTTGCATCGTTTCAGGATGTGAGAAGTACATTTTCTCATCTGCTCAAAGAGGCCTCGTCAAAAAAGAAAGTCATCCTTCTGGTAGATGCATTGGACGAAATGGAGCAATCCCAAACACTGAAGAACAGTACATGGCTTCCTGATCTATGGCCGGACAATGCCAGACTGATTATGACTGCTCTCAGAGAACATAAAGTGTTATCCCGCCGCCATCGTTTTATACGTTATGAGCTGGGACCGTTAACGAGACAGGAAGCAGAAACCCTTTGTTTAAGCTCATGCAAGGCTTACGGTAAAGATCTGCATCCGGAAGTTATGAAAGTGCTCCTTAGTATCCAAAGAGATAACGGTGACTACTCATATGGAAACCCACTATGGCTGAAGCTTGCATTAGACGAATTGATCCTCCTGGATAAAAGTGCTTATACCAAATTGTCCGAGTTCGAAGGAACGGAGGATATGAAGTTACATAAGTTGATTTTGACCATTGTTTCAAATCTGAGTGGTGATATCCCTTCTCTGTATACTTCGTTAATGGCAAGAGTGGAGAAAAAGTTCGGAAAAAAATTGACTGAGAGCATTCTGACGTTAATTTATGCATCAAGAGGAGGACTGAGGGAGAAGGATCTTGAAAAGATTGTTCCCCGGATAACAGGCGAGAACTGGGAGAAGGTCAGGTTTGCCATGATCAGGCGCTATTTGAGGAATCATCTAATCAAAAGAGGAACCCTCCAATTCTGGAATTACTATCACCGGCAGACCTTTGAAGCCATCAAAAAACGATATCTTAAGGAAGAAAAACAAGTCAGCCGTTTACATAAGGAACTGGCAGGCCATATTAAGGGGCTGCCTGACAATGACCCTTTAAAAGAATATGAGTACATATACCAACTGCTGCAAACGGGAAACATAGAAGACGCGGCGGTCTATTACTCGAATGACCTTTCTGAGTCGGCGTTGTCTGTCATAAATGAAACGGTAAGCGAGTTTGTTTCACAGGACAAAAAGAGGCTGAATATGGTGCTTGCTTTTCTTCATCAGGGTCTTAACATTCAATTTACAATATGCCTGAGGTTTGCGGGAGGACTGTATGCTTCATTACAAAGAATCCTTACAGTGGAGGAACAGCGGACATTTCTCAAGGAAATCGAACGTTCTTTATCCTGCCTTATTGAACGGGATCCGGACAATCAGGAATATTTAAAAGAGTTGGCAAGTGTTTATGATGAGATCGGGGATCTTTATCACAGCATCGGAAATACGAGTCTCATAAAGGAGAATTATTCAAAAGCCCTTCACATCAGGGAGCAGATTCATGGTTTTGGTGATAACGGTTCAGCCACTCTCCTTTCTGCCAGCTACGACAGATTGGGAGCAGCATACCGTCTCCTGGGGAGGCAGCAGGAAGCAAACGAGTCCTACAAAAAAGCATACGCCCTTCAACACGATCTGGTAGGTTCTATGGAAGTATGGAATTTCCATGATGTTCGCAGATACTGGTTGATTACTGTCAATCTGGCTGATGTCAGACTGGAGCAGGGGGATATTAAAGCTGCAGCAGGATTGTATGAAAAAGCTTATGATACGATCAGGACCATACATGAAAGACATGAAGGGGATCCGGTCGTAACCCGGGATGCAGCAACAATGATGAATAAACTTGGGACGACTTACTGGCTGCTTGATAACCATGAACGAGCGGACCACTGTTACCACACCTCTTTATCAATGAAAAAACGTTTGCTGGACCAAAACCCTGACCATCCTGTTTATTTAAAAGACGTGTGGGTTTCTGAGTTCCACCTTGGTAATTTTTACGAAGCGCAAGGAGACCTGAAGAGTGCTACCCGGCTGTTCTTATCTGGCTATACCATTATGAGTGACCTTGTTGTACGATTTAAGGGGGACGCAGAAAAGTTAAAAGATCTAGTCCTGAGCTGCATAAAACTAGGTTCCATCTATTTGTCAGAGGATAGAGAACGGGCCGTGGGCTACATCAAACAAGGTCTCGATATCATCTATGAGTTGATGGAAAAGGACCCTTATAATGCGGAGTATAAAATCAGCTACGCCCTTCTTTGCTATTACTGCGGATTTTGTTCAAAAGAATATGAGGGCTATTTTACAAAAAGCAGGGAAGTTATAGACAGGCTGATTGATATGGACGGGACGAGTTCTGTTTATAAAGAGATGAAAGAGCGGTTGCTGCCCGGAAAGGCAACTTTCATAAGGTTGCTCATTAATCGTGAGGACCTCAGAATCCACAAACCTTTGGTCAAAATCGCGGGGATGGTTGAAAAGTGCTGGCATCTGCAAGGAATAAAGGACGAAGACAGCGGGAGAGGAAATAATGAAACAAAAAACAAATCATGTCTATTTGAACTATAA
- a CDS encoding NAD(P)/FAD-dependent oxidoreductase has product MNVDVVIVGGGPAGVAASIWCKRLELSSVLLESNSRIGGQLSHIHNRIIDYPGIVAENGKELQKHFEDHLAMVKSEVKTGCEAVSVDCGNKTVSFVRNDGKETVSYTFLILATGSRPRSLNVPGEKEMLERNEVYSAVRDKGRLANKVVAIAGGGDRAFEGADILSELSRKVYLIHRSDRFKARKALQDRVLNRENIEVLTHSTVTAVLGDRQVEQIRVNCQGEELSLSVEALLIRIGVEPVSSLVKGQVDMDENGCIQSDQMGQTSDPYVYAIGDLVNDPKYSSLSVSGAQGMMTVKHINERLNTNTGPVYY; this is encoded by the coding sequence ATGAACGTTGATGTAGTCATTGTCGGCGGGGGTCCTGCAGGTGTGGCAGCATCCATCTGGTGTAAACGTCTGGAACTGTCGAGTGTACTTCTTGAATCAAACAGCAGAATTGGCGGGCAGCTGTCTCATATCCATAATCGTATTATTGATTACCCTGGTATTGTTGCAGAGAACGGAAAAGAACTTCAAAAGCATTTTGAAGATCACCTGGCAATGGTGAAAAGTGAGGTGAAAACCGGCTGTGAGGCGGTGTCCGTCGATTGCGGGAATAAGACTGTCTCATTTGTAAGAAACGATGGGAAGGAGACGGTGTCCTACACCTTTCTTATCCTTGCCACAGGGTCCCGCCCCCGTTCCCTTAACGTTCCTGGAGAAAAAGAAATGCTTGAAAGAAATGAAGTTTATTCGGCGGTTCGTGATAAGGGGAGGCTCGCAAATAAAGTCGTGGCAATTGCAGGGGGAGGCGACCGTGCCTTTGAGGGGGCTGATATTCTGTCCGAGCTTAGCAGAAAAGTGTATCTGATCCATCGATCAGACAGGTTTAAAGCAAGAAAAGCTCTTCAGGACAGAGTGCTGAACAGGGAGAATATTGAGGTTTTAACCCATTCAACTGTTACGGCTGTGCTTGGGGACAGACAGGTAGAGCAGATTAGAGTTAACTGTCAGGGGGAAGAACTTTCTCTGAGCGTGGAGGCTCTGCTTATCCGGATCGGCGTTGAGCCGGTCAGTTCTCTTGTGAAAGGGCAGGTGGATATGGATGAAAACGGCTGTATCCAATCTGATCAGATGGGGCAGACAAGTGATCCTTACGTATATGCTATCGGTGATCTGGTCAATGATCCTAAGTATTCCAGTTTGTCCGTCTCCGGCGCTCAGGGAATGATGACTGTAAAACATATTAATGAACGGCTAAACACTAATACCGGACCTGTTTATTACTGA